In Pasteurella multocida subsp. multocida OH4807, a genomic segment contains:
- a CDS encoding Putative phage lysozyme (COG3179 Predicted chitinase), which produces MIHITETTFNRVFPRARRGIYQVIAENIEKAGCLTKQQQAMFLAQCGHESAGFSIFTENLNYSEQALLRVFRRYFDEMSAKQYARKPEMIANRVYAARMGNGSESSGDGWRYRGRGIIQITGKNNYTAFKSWLGRDIQLDDIANNLDLAVKTGVWFWITNDLAQINSVEKATRRINGGLNGLEDRVNLYRRLMV; this is translated from the coding sequence ATGATTCATATAACCGAAACGACTTTTAATAGAGTTTTTCCTCGCGCAAGACGTGGAATCTATCAAGTTATTGCAGAAAATATTGAAAAAGCGGGTTGTTTAACTAAACAACAACAAGCAATGTTTTTAGCACAATGCGGCCATGAAAGTGCGGGATTTTCTATCTTTACTGAAAATCTAAACTACTCAGAACAAGCGTTATTACGTGTCTTTCGTCGTTACTTTGATGAAATGTCTGCTAAGCAATATGCACGAAAGCCAGAAATGATTGCTAATCGTGTTTATGCTGCGCGAATGGGAAATGGTAGCGAATCAAGCGGCGATGGTTGGCGTTATCGTGGACGTGGCATTATTCAGATAACAGGCAAGAATAATTACACGGCTTTTAAATCTTGGCTTGGTCGAGATATTCAACTTGATGATATTGCGAATAACTTAGATCTTGCGGTAAAAACTGGAGTTTGGTTCTGGATTACTAACGATTTAGCACAGATTAATTCAGTAGAGAAAGCTACTCGCAGAATCAATGGCGGATTAAACGGTTTAGAAGATCGTGTAAATCTGTATAGACGTTTGATGGTGTGA
- a CDS encoding Regulatory protein cro, with product MKKTPLSDYVKEHGQAVAAKTIGVTQGAISKALDKGRNIFVIYDEKGNVKAEEVRQFPAKN from the coding sequence ATGAAAAAAACCCCTCTTTCTGACTATGTAAAAGAACATGGTCAAGCAGTAGCAGCTAAAACTATTGGCGTCACTCAAGGTGCAATCAGTAAAGCATTAGATAAAGGCAGAAATATTTTTGTTATTTACGATGAAAAAGGAAACGTAAAAGCAGAAGAGGTACGCCAATTCCCTGCTAAAAACTAA
- a CDS encoding hypothetical protein (COG0629 Single-stranded DNA-binding protein): MAGVNKVIIVGNLGQDPDHKVMTNGNPVTNISVATSEVWADKASGEKREVVEWHRITLYQRQADIAAQFLKKGSKVYVEGRLRTRKWQDQSGQERYITEILADKIVLLDSKQTAGTGNSNPPPEQQQHDPYGEAFKCDNIPF; encoded by the coding sequence ATGGCTGGAGTTAATAAAGTAATTATTGTCGGTAATTTAGGGCAAGACCCCGATCACAAAGTAATGACAAATGGCAATCCAGTAACCAACATCAGCGTGGCTACAAGTGAAGTGTGGGCTGATAAAGCAAGCGGTGAAAAGCGCGAAGTTGTCGAGTGGCACCGTATTACGCTATATCAACGACAAGCAGACATTGCCGCGCAGTTTTTGAAAAAAGGCTCAAAAGTGTATGTAGAAGGTCGTTTGCGAACTCGAAAATGGCAAGATCAAAGCGGACAAGAACGATACATCACAGAAATTCTCGCTGATAAGATCGTCTTACTTGATAGCAAGCAGACTGCAGGCACTGGCAATAGCAATCCACCACCAGAACAACAGCAACATGATCCGTATGGTGAGGCATTTAAGTGTGACAATATTCCGTTCTGA
- a CDS encoding putative phage crossover junction endodeoxyribonuclease (COG4570 Holliday junction resolvase), translating into MAVVDYQLILELPFPPTVNTYWRRVGNSTKISEKGRKYSRDVAWLVRGKKFPEDKRACVFIEAFMPDKRERDLDNLFKALLDSLVKAGVLVDDSIIDELRIVRRKVVKNGLVKVHIGEWKDDNY; encoded by the coding sequence GTGGCTGTTGTCGATTATCAATTAATTTTAGAGCTTCCCTTTCCACCAACGGTGAACACGTATTGGCGACGTGTTGGGAATAGCACAAAAATTAGCGAAAAAGGGCGTAAGTATTCGCGTGATGTTGCTTGGTTGGTGCGTGGTAAAAAATTTCCAGAAGATAAACGTGCTTGTGTGTTTATTGAAGCATTTATGCCGGACAAAAGAGAGCGTGATCTTGATAATTTATTCAAAGCATTACTTGATTCATTAGTGAAAGCAGGTGTGCTGGTGGACGATAGTATTATTGATGAATTGCGAATTGTAAGACGTAAAGTCGTGAAAAATGGCTTAGTGAAAGTGCATATCGGAGAGTGGAAAGATGACAACTATTAA
- a CDS encoding hypothetical protein (COG1598 Uncharacterized conserved protein) encodes MLYPAKFDKEDNGLYAVSFRDIPEALTCGDNFDDAVAMAKDALVTSMDFYFEDFRKVPLPTEPEQDEVLIELPDSVFAKVLLLNEMVEQNISNAELARRINVRPQEMQRITNISHSTKIDTISRALSALGKKLQLSVV; translated from the coding sequence ATGTTATATCCAGCAAAATTTGATAAAGAAGATAATGGGCTTTATGCTGTATCATTTCGTGATATACCTGAAGCCTTAACTTGTGGTGATAACTTCGACGATGCTGTCGCAATGGCAAAAGATGCCTTGGTTACATCAATGGATTTTTACTTTGAGGACTTCCGCAAAGTGCCATTACCAACCGAGCCAGAGCAAGATGAGGTATTAATCGAGTTACCAGATAGTGTTTTTGCTAAAGTGCTTTTATTAAATGAGATGGTTGAACAAAATATTTCTAATGCTGAATTAGCAAGAAGAATTAATGTTCGACCACAGGAAATGCAACGCATTACTAATATCTCGCATAGCACAAAAATCGACACAATAAGTCGTGCTTTATCAGCACTCGGTAAAAAACTACAACTTTCAGTCGTCTAA
- a CDS encoding Putative bacteriophage holin protein → MPEKTPDIWAMILVWLQLNANTLTTAGSAIIAVILRAFFVRKKPMIRYTVLDSMICALIAVTAEPLAQPFLQFFFHVESERASYFVGVMIGFIGTERLREFLFKFINKRIDKNDSYNRNDF, encoded by the coding sequence ATGCCAGAAAAAACACCTGATATTTGGGCGATGATTTTGGTTTGGTTGCAGTTGAACGCAAACACACTAACAACTGCTGGATCAGCAATTATTGCTGTTATTCTTCGCGCTTTCTTCGTAAGAAAAAAACCAATGATCCGTTACACAGTGCTAGATTCCATGATTTGTGCATTAATAGCAGTTACTGCAGAACCACTTGCTCAACCGTTTTTACAATTTTTCTTTCACGTTGAATCAGAGCGCGCTTCTTATTTCGTCGGTGTGATGATTGGGTTTATTGGAACTGAACGGCTAAGAGAATTTTTGTTTAAATTTATCAATAAAAGGATTGATAAAAATGATTCATATAACCGAAACGACTTTTAA
- a CDS encoding hypothetical protein (COG1724 Predicted periplasmic or secreted lipoprotein) encodes MKQSEFLRWLKAQGVETKEGSNHIKLYLNGNQSALPRHPSKEIAKGTEIAVKKQLGLK; translated from the coding sequence ATGAAACAAAGTGAGTTTTTAAGATGGCTGAAAGCTCAAGGGGTAGAAACTAAAGAAGGCTCAAACCACATTAAGCTCTACCTAAACGGCAACCAATCAGCTCTCCCAAGACATCCAAGCAAAGAGATAGCCAAGGGAACTGAAATAGCAGTTAAAAAGCAATTAGGTCTAAAATAA
- a CDS encoding Antitermination protein Q, phage protein: protein MTTINRSDVKKMLRKWGYWGNVRFGTEYPSAAPLMYQRNKIAYCSSRCNDAQGMILDQFVSNLACVNEEYRELLVAVYVYQVPLAVISKENDRAERTIRDWLETAELIVLGQIIQNRKTMATLSFLIA from the coding sequence ATGACAACTATTAATCGGAGTGATGTTAAAAAAATGCTTAGGAAATGGGGGTATTGGGGGAATGTCCGTTTTGGCACTGAATATCCTTCTGCCGCTCCGCTGATGTATCAACGCAATAAAATTGCATATTGTTCTAGTCGATGTAACGATGCACAAGGAATGATTTTAGATCAATTCGTTTCAAACCTAGCTTGCGTAAATGAAGAATATAGAGAACTGCTGGTGGCGGTTTATGTTTATCAAGTTCCACTTGCTGTTATTTCTAAAGAAAATGATAGAGCGGAAAGAACAATTAGGGATTGGTTAGAAACAGCAGAATTAATTGTACTCGGACAGATCATTCAAAATAGAAAAACAATGGCTACATTAAGTTTTCTTATTGCTTGA
- a CDS encoding phage repressor protein, phage associated protein (COG1396 Predicted transcriptional regulators), whose protein sequence is MATMEDYMSEQQKNKKRELTPEQKEECLRLNAIYELRKADLKLTQAKVSEELGVNQSAVSHYLNGTNALNVNSASKFAKLLNITVDKFSPRLAEEIKQMADTLDPEKMDLEEAIKAIDKKAVKVPLLDIYAAASHSGIINKDYPEVIREISIDKDQVSQLLGRRVIDGIKLINVPTDSMTPTINKGDVAFIDITCVDYVGEGVYIFTDEDGALFIKRLQKVPNAGYKILSDNKDYLPLDFTQEQLSRCKIMGKFIKALPLKMIDL, encoded by the coding sequence ATGGCAACTATGGAGGATTACATGAGTGAACAACAAAAAAACAAGAAAAGAGAGCTAACTCCAGAGCAAAAGGAGGAATGCTTACGTTTGAATGCTATTTATGAGTTAAGAAAAGCTGACTTAAAACTTACACAAGCTAAAGTGTCAGAAGAGCTTGGAGTAAATCAGAGTGCTGTTAGTCATTATTTGAATGGAACAAACGCATTAAATGTAAATAGTGCAAGTAAGTTCGCAAAACTCTTGAATATAACAGTTGATAAATTTAGCCCTAGATTGGCAGAAGAAATAAAACAAATGGCAGATACTTTAGATCCTGAAAAAATGGACTTAGAAGAAGCTATTAAAGCGATTGATAAAAAAGCAGTTAAAGTACCTTTATTAGATATTTATGCAGCAGCTTCTCATAGCGGGATTATTAATAAAGATTACCCAGAAGTGATAAGAGAAATATCCATTGATAAAGATCAAGTATCTCAACTATTAGGTAGAAGGGTTATTGATGGCATTAAATTGATTAACGTTCCAACAGACAGCATGACTCCAACAATAAATAAAGGTGATGTAGCATTCATTGATATAACATGTGTAGATTATGTTGGAGAGGGTGTTTATATTTTTACAGATGAAGATGGTGCTTTATTTATTAAAAGATTACAAAAAGTTCCAAATGCTGGATATAAGATTTTATCTGACAATAAAGACTATTTACCACTTGATTTTACTCAAGAGCAACTATCAAGATGTAAGATAATGGGTAAGTTTATTAAAGCATTGCCTTTAAAAATGATTGATTTGTAA
- a CDS encoding prophage antirepressor DNA-binding protein (Roi) (COG3646 Uncharacterized phage-encoded protein), with protein sequence MKELSLISNKKSTLTMTSREIADLVEARHDSVKRTIDRLVLRGVIVRPPLVDEPIADMLGRPRTDSVYHIGKRDSYIIVAQLCPEFTARLVDRWQELEEKQQKPTALLPQNYATALRELAESVEREEVLRIENKQQATAIESMNSYFRSGISPFEFVKGLNGVNSLKVGDFLVSRKWLYQDRSSKRVASYARDRYLTEENTEIKAHGRDPILAYKPVLLQKGAAKLYEWYVKGELPMKQNWNGEFTQNKAVGL encoded by the coding sequence ATGAAAGAATTATCACTTATTTCGAATAAAAAATCAACACTCACAATGACAAGTCGTGAAATAGCTGATCTTGTAGAAGCTCGACATGATTCTGTTAAAAGAACGATTGATAGACTTGTTTTGCGCGGTGTTATTGTCCGTCCACCATTGGTGGATGAACCAATTGCCGATATGTTGGGGCGTCCAAGAACTGATTCAGTTTATCACATTGGCAAACGCGATTCTTACATCATCGTTGCTCAGCTTTGCCCTGAATTTACTGCACGGTTGGTGGACCGCTGGCAAGAGTTAGAAGAAAAACAACAAAAGCCAACCGCACTTTTACCGCAAAACTATGCGACCGCATTACGTGAGCTTGCAGAAAGTGTAGAGCGTGAAGAAGTGCTAAGAATTGAGAATAAACAGCAAGCCACTGCGATTGAATCAATGAATAGTTACTTCCGTAGTGGTATTTCACCGTTTGAGTTTGTAAAAGGCTTGAACGGTGTCAATTCGTTAAAAGTGGGAGATTTTTTAGTTAGTAGAAAATGGCTTTATCAAGATCGCAGTTCTAAACGTGTAGCTTCTTATGCACGAGATCGTTACTTAACAGAAGAAAACACAGAGATCAAAGCTCACGGTAGAGATCCAATTCTTGCGTATAAGCCAGTGCTACTGCAGAAAGGCGCAGCTAAGTTGTATGAGTGGTATGTAAAAGGTGAGTTGCCGATGAAGCAAAATTGGAACGGCGAATTTACGCAAAATAAGGCGGTAGGATTATGA
- a CDS encoding modification methylase MunI (COG4725 Transcriptional activator, adenine-specific DNA methyltransferase), translating to MSEMKIQFNTDKKYQIIYADPPWKYSDKGCNGNAENHYPTMKIEDICAMPVNEIADKDAVLFLWVTYPMLAEGLKLIESWGFKYKTIGFQWLKTNKKNKDTFFFGLGRWTRGNTECCLIATKGKPSRVSNKVSQLVVEPIQHHSKKPDVVREKIVELMGDLPRIELFARNMTDGWDVWGNEV from the coding sequence ATGTCAGAAATGAAAATTCAATTCAACACGGATAAGAAATATCAAATCATTTACGCTGATCCACCGTGGAAATACAGCGATAAAGGTTGCAATGGTAACGCAGAAAATCATTACCCGACAATGAAAATTGAGGATATTTGCGCAATGCCAGTGAATGAAATAGCAGATAAAGACGCAGTTTTATTTTTATGGGTTACATACCCAATGTTGGCGGAAGGATTAAAGCTAATTGAATCTTGGGGTTTTAAATATAAAACAATCGGGTTTCAGTGGTTAAAAACAAACAAGAAAAACAAAGATACGTTCTTTTTTGGTCTTGGTCGATGGACCCGTGGAAATACGGAGTGCTGCCTGATCGCAACAAAAGGAAAACCTAGTCGAGTCAGCAATAAAGTTAGTCAATTAGTCGTTGAGCCAATCCAGCACCATAGTAAAAAGCCTGACGTTGTGCGCGAGAAAATCGTTGAGTTGATGGGCGACTTACCACGCATTGAGTTGTTCGCACGTAACATGACTGATGGCTGGGACGTGTGGGGTAATGAGGTCTAA